The Blastocatellia bacterium genome has a segment encoding these proteins:
- a CDS encoding sigma-54 dependent transcriptional regulator, producing the protein MSKILIVDDEQPIRQTLAFTLKRQNYEVDEAATSQEAWAQLEQRSYDLILMDLRLNGDSGLDLLERVKKTYPQSEVMMITAFGTVDSAVEAMKLGACDYITKPFHREELLHRVKNVLRTKQLESEVLALREEVGRHTGFDGIVGQSKELLKALALIQKVAPTDATVLITGETGTGKDVMARAIHMLSRRADRPFVSINCAAFPENLLESELFGYVKGAFTGAINSRKGLIQEADGGTFFLDEVGTMPLALQTKLLRVIEDRMVRRLGENQTSYVDIRIVAATNQDLQQSVREKTFREDLFYRLNVVSIHLPPLRARRADIPELAQHFLKRFAERDGREGVEFSQEALALMLNYDYPGNVRELAHIVEHAVTICSGPLIMPEDLPQRLRENSKAGRNVAPEERYNRRQQLEEEERRLIVSAIKDSSSIIQAAEALGMSRATLWRRMRKYGLSKRLFVE; encoded by the coding sequence ATGTCGAAAATACTGATTGTGGATGATGAGCAACCGATTCGTCAGACGTTAGCCTTCACCCTGAAACGCCAAAATTATGAGGTTGATGAAGCAGCCACGTCGCAGGAAGCGTGGGCCCAATTGGAGCAGCGCAGCTACGACCTGATTCTCATGGACCTACGCCTCAACGGCGACTCCGGGCTCGACTTGCTGGAGCGGGTTAAGAAGACTTATCCGCAGAGCGAGGTCATGATGATCACCGCGTTTGGCACCGTTGATTCGGCTGTTGAGGCCATGAAGCTGGGAGCTTGCGATTACATCACCAAGCCCTTTCACCGCGAGGAATTGTTACATCGCGTCAAGAATGTCCTGCGCACCAAGCAACTGGAGAGCGAAGTCCTGGCATTGCGTGAAGAGGTTGGACGTCACACGGGCTTTGACGGCATCGTCGGCCAATCCAAAGAACTCTTAAAAGCGCTGGCGCTGATTCAAAAAGTAGCTCCAACAGATGCCACCGTGTTGATTACCGGCGAGACAGGCACCGGCAAGGACGTGATGGCGCGCGCCATTCACATGCTCAGTCGGCGGGCTGATCGCCCGTTCGTTTCCATTAACTGCGCGGCTTTCCCGGAAAACTTGTTGGAAAGCGAGTTGTTCGGCTACGTCAAGGGCGCCTTCACCGGCGCGATCAACAGCCGCAAAGGGCTGATTCAGGAAGCCGACGGCGGTACATTCTTCCTGGATGAAGTCGGCACCATGCCGCTGGCCCTGCAGACCAAGCTGCTGCGCGTCATTGAGGACCGCATGGTGCGGCGGCTGGGCGAAAACCAAACTTCCTATGTAGACATCCGCATCGTGGCGGCCACCAACCAAGACCTGCAACAGTCCGTTCGAGAAAAAACATTCCGCGAAGACTTGTTCTATCGGCTCAACGTGGTCTCCATTCACTTGCCGCCGTTGCGCGCGCGACGCGCCGACATTCCGGAACTGGCCCAGCATTTCCTGAAACGCTTTGCTGAACGCGACGGGCGCGAGGGCGTCGAATTTTCTCAGGAGGCACTCGCCTTGATGCTGAATTACGATTATCCCGGCAATGTGCGTGAGCTTGCGCATATCGTCGAACATGCGGTGACCATCTGTTCGGGGCCGCTCATTATGCCTGAAGACTTACCGCAGCGACTCAGGGAAAATAGCAAAGCAGGTCGCAACGTCGCGCCGGAAGAACGCTACAATCGCCGCCAGCAACTGGAAGAAGAAGAACGCCGGCTGATCGTCAGCGCGATCAAAGATAGTTCGTCCATTATTCAAGCGGCCGAGGCGCTTGGCATGAGCCGAGCCACACTGTGGCGCCGGATGAGAAAATACGGCTTGTCCAAGCGACTCTTTGTGGAATGA
- a CDS encoding response regulator: protein MSRILITDDEEPIRRVLRIMCKGLGHHVDVAENGLEAMERFRQAPYDLLITDLKMMPVSGIELVQFVRSAYPQTKIIILTAWSISASELQAKKLGIKHYFAKPFNREQVIAAIKQLLPST from the coding sequence ATGTCCAGAATCCTCATTACAGATGATGAAGAGCCGATTCGCCGAGTCTTGCGCATCATGTGCAAAGGTCTCGGTCATCATGTTGACGTGGCCGAAAACGGCCTGGAAGCGATGGAGCGCTTCAGGCAAGCACCGTACGATTTGCTCATAACCGACCTAAAGATGATGCCGGTATCAGGCATCGAGCTTGTGCAGTTCGTGCGCTCAGCTTATCCGCAAACGAAGATCATCATTCTGACAGCATGGTCTATCAGCGCCTCAGAATTGCAGGCCAAAAAACTTGGCATTAAACACTACTTCGCCAAGCCATTCAACCGCGAACAAGTCATCGCTGCCATTAAACAACTCTTGCCCAGCACCTGA
- a CDS encoding ABC transporter ATP-binding protein yields the protein MSESINLLDVRELKTYFFTRQGVVKAVDGVSFTLKRGQTLGLVGESGCGKSVTGQSLLRLISPPGRIVGGQVLFNGTDLLSLDPETMRRHRGRHIAMIFQDPMTSLNPVYTVGYQIAEAILVHNAITKREAWERAVALMKAVAIPDAERRAKSYPHELSGGMRQRVMIAMAISCRPDILIADEPTTALDVTIQAQILELLMQLRREMNLSMLLITHDLGVVAETADHVAVMYAGRIVESGTTRDIFKNPQHPYTRGLLRCAPTLATAPSAQPRRLETIEGVVPSLLNLPPGCPFAPRCPEVQPSCRQGDILFTTVSPGHQVRCVARGSSVQTPSLETAA from the coding sequence ATGAGCGAGTCAATCAACCTTCTTGATGTGCGTGAGTTGAAAACCTACTTTTTCACGCGCCAGGGGGTCGTCAAAGCTGTTGATGGAGTCAGCTTCACGCTGAAGCGGGGCCAAACATTAGGACTCGTAGGCGAGTCCGGTTGTGGTAAGTCTGTGACCGGTCAATCTCTGCTGCGCTTAATTTCGCCGCCCGGTCGCATCGTGGGTGGTCAAGTCCTATTCAATGGCACCGACCTGCTCAGCCTCGATCCGGAGACCATGCGCCGGCATCGTGGGCGGCACATCGCCATGATCTTCCAAGACCCGATGACGTCGCTCAATCCTGTTTACACGGTCGGCTATCAAATTGCTGAAGCCATCCTCGTGCACAACGCTATAACGAAGCGCGAGGCTTGGGAGCGAGCCGTTGCGCTGATGAAAGCAGTGGCCATTCCCGATGCTGAGCGACGCGCCAAGAGCTACCCGCATGAGCTGTCGGGCGGCATGCGCCAACGGGTCATGATTGCCATGGCAATCTCTTGTCGCCCTGACATCTTGATTGCCGACGAACCGACGACGGCGCTGGATGTCACCATTCAGGCGCAAATCCTGGAGCTGCTGATGCAGTTGCGTCGCGAGATGAACCTATCCATGCTGCTGATCACCCATGATCTGGGCGTGGTGGCCGAAACAGCCGATCACGTGGCTGTGATGTATGCCGGTCGCATTGTGGAGAGTGGAACGACACGAGACATCTTCAAGAACCCACAACATCCCTATACACGAGGATTGCTGCGATGCGCGCCAACGCTGGCGACTGCGCCGTCAGCGCAGCCACGCCGTTTAGAAACGATTGAAGGAGTTGTGCCCAGTCTGCTGAATTTGCCGCCGGGCTGCCCGTTTGCGCCGCGATGCCCGGAAGTGCAGCCCAGTTGTCGGCAGGGCGATATTCTGTTCACCACGGTCAGTCCGGGACATCAGGTTCGTTGTGTGGCGCGCGGTTCGTCCGTTCAGACACCATCACTGGAGACAGCAGCATGA
- a CDS encoding threonine/serine dehydratase, translating to MTMAIPTMTQILEARQLIRRYLPRTPLYEYPALSSWLGCTAYVKHENYQPVGAFKVRGGINLMARLSDEERRRGVITASTGNHGQSIAYAARLFGVRAIVAMPERANPDKVAAMQHMGAEVIFHGKDFDEAREYVEKLAIEQGYRYIHSANEPHLIAGVGTIGLEILEDAPDVDAIIVPVGGGSNAAGISLVVKALNPQTAVIGVQSEAAPAVYLSWKSGSPQRTEFMNTFAEGLATRQGFALTVDILVRNLSDFVLVSDEEIRQAVVQMLSLTHSLAEPAGAAPLAAACQLKSALRGRKVALVLSGANITVASLRELLR from the coding sequence ATGACGATGGCTATTCCTACCATGACGCAGATTCTGGAAGCGCGACAGTTGATCCGTCGGTATCTACCGCGCACGCCGCTGTATGAGTACCCGGCATTGTCTTCCTGGTTAGGTTGCACGGCCTACGTCAAGCACGAGAATTACCAGCCGGTCGGTGCCTTTAAGGTGCGAGGCGGCATCAATCTGATGGCGCGACTGAGCGATGAGGAACGACGTCGAGGTGTCATCACCGCTTCAACCGGCAACCACGGACAATCCATTGCTTATGCAGCGCGACTGTTTGGCGTGCGCGCTATTGTGGCCATGCCGGAGCGCGCCAATCCCGACAAGGTCGCCGCTATGCAGCACATGGGCGCTGAGGTAATCTTCCATGGCAAGGATTTTGATGAAGCCCGCGAGTACGTCGAGAAACTGGCCATCGAGCAAGGCTATCGGTATATTCACTCAGCCAATGAGCCTCACCTGATTGCCGGCGTGGGAACGATTGGGTTGGAAATTCTCGAAGACGCGCCCGACGTGGACGCGATCATCGTGCCGGTCGGCGGCGGCAGCAACGCAGCGGGCATTTCTCTTGTCGTCAAGGCATTGAATCCGCAAACGGCGGTCATCGGCGTGCAGTCAGAGGCAGCGCCGGCAGTCTACTTGTCGTGGAAGAGCGGCAGCCCGCAACGCACCGAGTTCATGAACACGTTTGCTGAAGGCTTAGCCACACGGCAAGGATTCGCATTGACGGTTGACATCCTTGTGCGCAACCTCAGCGATTTCGTGCTGGTCAGCGATGAGGAGATTCGCCAGGCCGTTGTTCAGATGCTGAGCCTGACGCACAGTCTGGCGGAACCGGCTGGCGCGGCTCCACTGGCGGCGGCGTGTCAATTGAAGTCGGCCTTGCGCGGCCGCAAGGTCGCGTTGGTGCTGAGCGGAGCCAATATCACCGTTGCTTCGTTGCGAGAGCTTTTAAGGTAA
- a CDS encoding sugar phosphate nucleotidyltransferase produces MYIVIMAGGSGTRFWPASRESQPKQFLNIIGSATLIEQTFARVAALGDEAKTYLVINERHRALTERLFAGRRLHILTEPVGRNTAPCIGLAALHVQQQAGDEPMVVLPADHFIADESAFRATLLTAVHLAQSGAIVTIGITPTRPETGYGYILMGAPHESFSSHPVYRVERFVEKPDPATALEYLRSGRYLWNSGIFVFTANTILQEMQQHLPVIEAGLRRLRPHLGQPSYPAALAEVYAGWPSISIDYGIMEHTTRPVYVVPGTFGWSDVGSWEALYELRRDEHDTAANLNDAAALLVDARGSFVYSRTGRVIALLGVNDVLVVDTPDAVLVADLKRSQEVRRITEALNEQNNKRERDSSCR; encoded by the coding sequence ATGTACATCGTCATCATGGCGGGCGGTTCAGGAACGCGATTCTGGCCGGCTAGCCGTGAATCTCAGCCGAAACAATTTCTCAATATCATCGGCTCGGCCACGTTGATCGAGCAGACGTTTGCGCGCGTTGCAGCGTTGGGCGATGAAGCAAAAACCTATTTGGTCATTAACGAGCGCCATCGCGCGTTGACCGAACGCTTGTTTGCCGGTCGCCGTCTTCACATATTGACTGAACCGGTTGGACGAAACACGGCGCCGTGCATCGGCTTGGCGGCGCTGCATGTTCAACAACAGGCCGGCGATGAACCGATGGTCGTTTTACCGGCCGATCATTTCATTGCCGATGAATCGGCGTTTCGCGCAACGCTACTGACCGCTGTCCACCTGGCGCAATCGGGCGCTATTGTGACCATTGGCATCACGCCAACGCGCCCGGAGACCGGCTATGGTTATATCCTGATGGGCGCGCCGCATGAGTCGTTCTCGTCGCATCCCGTGTATCGCGTTGAACGGTTCGTTGAAAAACCAGACCCGGCGACGGCTCTTGAGTACCTGCGCAGTGGACGGTATCTCTGGAACAGTGGGATATTCGTTTTCACGGCCAATACGATTTTGCAAGAGATGCAGCAACACTTGCCGGTCATTGAAGCGGGGCTGCGGCGGTTACGGCCGCACCTGGGCCAGCCAAGTTATCCGGCTGCGCTGGCTGAGGTCTACGCGGGCTGGCCGAGCATCTCGATTGATTACGGCATCATGGAGCACACCACGCGGCCAGTTTACGTTGTGCCGGGCACGTTTGGTTGGAGCGATGTCGGCAGTTGGGAAGCGCTCTATGAGCTGCGTCGGGATGAACACGACACGGCAGCCAATCTCAATGACGCAGCAGCCTTGCTGGTGGATGCGCGCGGCAGTTTTGTCTATTCACGAACCGGACGCGTCATTGCCTTGCTCGGCGTCAATGACGTGCTCGTCGTGGATACGCCTGACGCCGTCCTGGTTGCTGACTTGAAACGGTCACAGGAGGTACGCCGTATTACCGAGGCGCTGAATGAGCAAAATAATAAGAGGGAGAGGGATTCGTCATGCAGGTAA
- a CDS encoding phosphomannomutase/phosphoglucomutase has product MQVNSHVFREYDIRGLVERDLTDEFVYNLGRACGTHYRRHGVGRVALARDGRESSPHLRDVLAQGLMQTGCDVVDIGMVPTPLLYFSLFMIDVGGGIMITGSHNPPEYNGFKVALGRTTIYGDEIQQLRRLMETEDFVAAAPGTSEQREIVNLYQQHVIGRLRLGSRRVKVVVDAGNGMGGFVGAPLYRQLGFDVVELYCEPDSRFPHHHPDPTVVENMQDLIATVLREKADVGIAYDGDADRIGVVDEQGRIIWGDQLMIIFAREILKEQPGATFISEVKCSQTLFDDIAQHGGRPIMWKVGHSPIKAKMKEERAALAGEMSGHIFFADRYFGYDDAIYAGARLLEILSNTETPLSGLLAGVPPMVATPEIRVECPDEKKFSVVEQLVAVFKQEYSVIDIDGARILFDGGWGLVRASNTQPALVLRFEATDHERLQQIRQTVEAKLNQLMCA; this is encoded by the coding sequence ATGCAGGTAAATTCCCACGTGTTTCGTGAATATGATATTCGAGGTCTAGTCGAGCGGGATTTGACCGATGAGTTTGTGTACAATCTGGGGCGAGCCTGCGGCACGCACTATCGGCGCCATGGCGTTGGCCGTGTCGCGCTGGCCCGCGATGGGCGGGAGAGTTCGCCCCACTTGCGCGACGTACTGGCGCAAGGATTGATGCAAACCGGCTGCGATGTTGTGGACATCGGCATGGTGCCGACGCCGCTGCTGTATTTCAGCTTGTTCATGATTGACGTCGGCGGTGGCATCATGATTACGGGCAGTCATAATCCGCCGGAGTATAACGGTTTCAAAGTCGCCTTGGGGCGGACGACGATTTACGGCGATGAGATTCAGCAGCTTCGTCGCCTGATGGAAACGGAAGATTTCGTCGCGGCTGCCCCCGGCACCTCTGAGCAACGAGAGATCGTCAACCTCTATCAGCAACACGTCATCGGTCGTTTGCGGCTTGGTTCGCGGCGCGTCAAGGTTGTCGTGGACGCGGGCAATGGAATGGGCGGTTTTGTCGGAGCGCCGTTGTATCGCCAACTGGGCTTCGATGTGGTGGAACTATATTGCGAGCCGGATAGCCGCTTTCCCCATCATCATCCCGACCCGACGGTGGTGGAAAACATGCAAGACCTGATTGCAACGGTGTTGCGAGAAAAGGCCGACGTGGGCATCGCCTATGACGGCGACGCCGACCGTATCGGCGTGGTGGATGAGCAAGGCCGCATCATCTGGGGCGATCAACTGATGATCATTTTTGCCCGCGAAATTCTCAAAGAGCAACCGGGGGCCACGTTCATCAGCGAGGTCAAATGCTCACAGACGCTATTTGACGACATCGCTCAGCATGGCGGTCGTCCGATCATGTGGAAAGTTGGCCACTCGCCGATCAAAGCCAAGATGAAAGAAGAGCGGGCTGCTTTGGCCGGTGAAATGAGCGGCCACATTTTCTTTGCCGACCGCTATTTTGGCTACGACGATGCCATTTACGCGGGCGCGCGTTTGCTGGAGATTTTGTCTAACACCGAGACACCGTTGTCGGGGCTGCTGGCCGGCGTGCCCCCGATGGTGGCCACGCCGGAAATTCGCGTTGAGTGTCCTGATGAGAAAAAATTCTCCGTCGTTGAACAACTGGTGGCAGTGTTCAAACAAGAGTATTCGGTGATTGATATTGATGGCGCGCGGATTCTGTTCGACGGCGGCTGGGGCCTGGTTCGCGCTTCCAACACGCAGCCGGCGCTTGTCTTGCGGTTTGAAGCCACAGACCATGAACGACTGCAACAGATTCGCCAGACTGTTGAAGCGAAACTCAACCAACTGATGTGTGCATAA
- a CDS encoding CBS domain-containing protein: MKRISEIITVRTEVYCVHPDDTVHEAARRMAEWNVRAVTVCKDNRVVGIVSNWDFLTKVLAQGQDPKTTRISEVMTSDPMTVTPDASYAECLVTMLENDFQHLVVVSERGEPLGTVAIGDLLKIDKAERDEMLRFYHNMFMA; encoded by the coding sequence ATGAAGCGAATCAGTGAAATTATCACCGTCAGAACCGAAGTCTATTGTGTTCACCCGGATGATACCGTGCATGAAGCGGCGCGGCGTATGGCTGAGTGGAACGTCCGCGCCGTGACGGTGTGTAAGGACAACCGTGTGGTTGGTATCGTCTCCAACTGGGACTTCCTCACCAAAGTACTGGCTCAGGGGCAGGACCCCAAAACGACTCGCATCAGTGAAGTGATGACGTCCGATCCGATGACGGTCACGCCCGATGCCAGTTATGCTGAGTGTTTGGTGACCATGTTGGAAAACGACTTTCAGCATCTGGTGGTGGTCTCTGAGCGCGGCGAGCCGCTCGGCACAGTGGCCATCGGTGATCTGCTCAAGATTGACAAAGCCGAACGCGACGAAATGCTCCGCTTCTATCACAACATGTTCATGGCGTAA